Genomic segment of Deinococcus gobiensis I-0:
GGTCTGGGGCGAAGAGGTGGCCGGGGAGGGCGCGGTCTTCTGGGTGCAGGTGCCGGGCGCGATGAACGCGGCGCAACACGTCACCCCAGACCAATCACCCGCCGAATAGGTCAGGTCCCGCCTACTGCCCCCGTGCCTAACTGATCCGTCGTCACGGTGAACGTCCGCTCTGTCTTCAGGAACCCTAAGGCTTGGTCCTGCGGGCAGAGCGCACACTGCCCGCATGGAGACACAGCGGGTAATCGTGATTGGGACATCGGCGGGCGGGATGCAGCCGCTGCTTGAGCTCGCAGCTGGCCTGCCCGCTGACTTTCCGGCGGCGGTGTGTATCGTCATGCACATCCCGGCCTACATACCAAGTTTTCTGCCTAATATCCTAGGCCGCGCCGGGCCGCTCTCCGCCGTGCACCCGGCGAATGGCGATCCGATATTGCCGGGCCGGATCTATTGTGCGCCGCCCGATCAACACCTGCTGATCGAGAACGGGCGCCTCAACCTGACCCGGGGGCCCAAGGAAAACCGGATGCGGCCAGCCGTCGACACCCTGTTCCGCTCGGCGGCGTACAGCGCCGGCTCGAACGTGATCGGGGTGGTGCTGTCTGGCCTGCTAGACGACGGCACCTCCGGCCTCTGGGCTATCAAGCAGTTCGGCGGCACCACCGTGGTCCAAGACCCACGTGACGCTCAGTTCGACTCAATGCCGGCGAGTGCTCTGAATCAGGTCCAGATCGACCACGTGGTGACCGCGCGGCACCTTGCGGCCCTGCTGGTCCAGCTAGTCGCCGAGCCCGTGCAAGCTCCAAGGGAGGCCGGAATGAACGAACAGGTCCGGAAGCGGCTGATCACCGAGATCAGTATCGCCAGCGGCGGCCACGCTTTCAAGAAGGGCGTCATGACGTTCGGCAAGGTCACGCCGCAGACCTGTCCGGAGTGCGGCGGCGTGCTGGTGCAGATTCAGGAAGGGGGGTTCACGCGCTACCGCTGTCATACCGGGCATGCCTATACCGGCGACACCCTACTTGTCAGCGTGACGGAGGCCATCGAGGACAAACTGTGGGCCACCCTGCGGGCGCTGGAAGAAGCCAGCATGCTGTTGGAGAACACCGGCCAGGAGTTTGAGGCGGCCGGGAACGCCCGGCTGGCCGGGGAATACCGGCGCAGGGCCAAAGAGATGGAAGCCCGCAGCGCGCTCATTTTTGAGAACGTTGCTCGCAACCGGAGCCTGAGCGTTGAGCAACTGGAGTACGAGGCTAGTCAGAAGGAGTCGCCCCAGTCAGACTGACCCATCCGAAGCCCGAGCCAGCTGATGCAAGGCTTGGTAAGGCTCTGGGATACGGTTCTTGACCGAGTGCACATACTTTAGGTTGGTGTATCTAGTAATATGTCATACAGTTCAAGCTGGTTCGTGGTCTTGTATGTTGATCTGATCTCCCACTTTCTCTTCCTAGTTCCTAGCTCTTTTTGGAGGGGATATGACTGGTCCAGAGCTATACCCGATATCACAGGAACTGCGCGAAAAGGCTGAGCACCACGTGCGCTCCGCTTCGCCTCCCCCCCTTTGGGATGGCTGGCCTGTCACCGCTTTAACCCATGAACTCCAGGTTCACCGAGCCGAACTGGTCGCGCAGAACGAGGAGCTTCAAGCCACGGTCACGGCGTTGGAGTACGAGCACCGCCTCTATCACACACTCTATGAACACGCGCCGACGGCCTACTTCACCCTGAACAACCACGCGTATATCCAGAGCGTCAATCAGGCCGCAGAGCACTTGCTTGGCTTTGACCGTGGCCAGCTGCTTGACCGCCGCTTCTTGCAGTTCATCGTCCCGGAACACCGGGCAGAGTTCAGCCGCCTGCTCGAGACATTCCCACGTCCAAAGACAGCTGCCTCCGGGCAATTCAGTGTGATTCCCTGCGGCGGCGGGCGGCTGGAGGTGCAGGTGCAGGTTCTGACCCTACCCGATTCACCGCAGGACCAGCCCACCTTTTTGCTGACGCTGACGAATCTGACGCCGTTGCTCACAGCTCAGGAGACCATGCGCACGCTGAACGCCACGCTGGAAGACCGGGTGCGCGAGAGCACCCAGCATCTCCAGGTGCTGGCGGAACAGTTCAGGCATCAGGCGCGGCACGACGCCCTGACTGGCCTGCCTAACCGCGCCGCGTTTGAGGAAGCCCTGACACTGGCCTTGGGGGAGCTCCATACGCGCCGTGAGACGTTTGCAGTGCTGTTTTGCGACATCGACCGGTTCAAACAGATTAACGACAGCCTGGGCCATCCGGCCGGGGACCAGGTGCTCCAAGAACTGGCCCGCCGCCTGCGGACCGTCATCCGGCCCACTGACCACGTAGCGCGGCTGGGCGGCGACGAGTTTGCGGTCCTGCTGCATGGTGTAGCGGAGCAGTCGGTGGTTTCCCAGAGTGTCACCCGGCTGAAAGGAGCGTTGCAGGTCCCGTTCGCCATAGGCAGTCAGGAACTGTTGGTTCAGGTGGGCAGTGGGGTCTTGCTGGTCACGACTGAGTATCGCTCTTCGGAAGAAGTACTCAGGGACGTAGATTTAGCGCTGTACCAGGCCAAGCGAGGTGGGCTGGCGAACACACGCCTGTTCGAGCCGTCGATGCGGGGCAACTGCCAGGGGTAGCTGGAGCCGAAAGCTGATCTGCGCTGAGCCCTAATTGAGGGTGTCCCAATTGCGGTTCCAGCCGATTTGCAAATCTCAACGTACCTCAGCCCGCCTGTTGCAAGCGGGCAAATTCGTTCGGGGTCCGGCCACCAAGCGAGGTGTGGGGCCGGACGTCGTTGTCGTCCTGGCGCCAGGCTGTGAGGATGAGGCGAGCCTGATCCAGGCTCTGGAACCAGTGGAGATGGAGGCACTCGTCCCAGACCCGACCATTGAAACTCTCGATGTATGCGTTCTCCACAGGCTTTCCAGGCCGGATGAAGGTGTGCGTGATACCGCGGTCGTGGGTCCAGAGATCCAGAGCCTTCCCCGCGAACTCCGGGCCGTTGTCGGTGGTGATCGCTTGGGGTGCGCCCCGGAAGCGAACGACTGCCTCAAGGCGGCGGACGACATCATGGCCCGTAATGGAGGTGCCGACGTGCATCACCAGGCACTCCCGCGTGAAGTCGTCTACGACGTTCAACACGCGGAACCGCTGCCCGGAAGCCCGCTGATCAGCCATGAAGTCCAGACTCCACCGCTGATTGGGCGCAGAAACCTGCGGTTTCTGCTGACGCTCTCCGACGCTGAGCTTCCTGCGCTCCTTCTTCTGAACACCCAGCCCTTCTGCCCGATAGATCCGGTAAACACGTTTGTGACTCATGGTCTCACCTCCCCGATCCGGCATCAGGTGAATCCAGCGGTACCCGAATCGAGGCCGTTCCCGCGCCAGCACGCGGAGACGCTCAACCAGTTACTGGTCTTTTTCCCTTTTCGGGCTGTTCCGTCTGTGCGTGGTCCGGGAGAAGGCCAGCACCTGGCAGGCCCGACGTTCACTGACCGTGAACGAGTCCCGCAAGAGGGCGACCATCTGCTTCTTGAGGGGCGTTTGCGCCTGAAATGTCGTCCCAGGCGTTACCACTTTCGCCCCACCACCTCCCCCTGCATGGCATTGTCGAGCGACAGGTCGGCCACCAGCTTCTTGAGACGCTGATTTTCGGCTTCCAGCTAACGGAACTTGCGGGTCTCGTCTTCGGTCATACCGCCATACTTGGCTTTCCAGCGGTAGATCATGGTCATCGCGACTCTATGGAGTCGCGACAGATCGCCAATCGGGGTTCCGGCTGCAAGCTGCCCGAGAATCTCCAGGAGCTGTTGCTCCGTGTACCGTTTGCGTTTCATGTTTCTCCCAATCTGCTGCTTGATTTGCAATCAGACTGGCACCGGAAACAGGGACAAGGTCACAGGGGGCACTATTTACCGACATTACCGCGGAGTTCGCGTCGCATAACAACGCTTTGAACTGGCTACCGCACCCTCCTTGTCAACCCCTATTCGCGGTGAATACATCCTGAGTACCAGCGGCCCTTTTCAGTACATCTCCTGCAACAGTACTTGGCTCTATAGTGTTCGTGAGCCACAAGCGTCTGGAACGTGCGCTAAAGTTGGATCGTCAATGCTTCTAACGGGTTCAGATCAAGACCATACCTCTCTTCAACGAGTGGCAGGCAAAGCTTGGAATAGGCTTCAGATTTATCATGGGCTTGGATTTATCAGGCCATCTTGAAAAAAGGCATGTGGTCCCGAAGCCGCTGACGACTTTCCTGAGGTAGAAACCACATCATTAGAAACTGGAGCCAACGGGAGCCCCTCGTCCTGACTTGCTGCAGTTGTTGGCAAAGTTGCCAAAACGTTCCTGATGAGCGAGAGGTGTCATAGAGCGGAGCAATTTGGAGCACCACGAAGCCACTCTGTGCCGCTCTGGACAAGAGCGTCCGTCTATAATTCAGCCAAGTCCAGGCGTCCTCGACCGAAGCCCAAGAAGTATCAGACACCCGCCAGACGCAAAGAGGGTCTGGATGCATCGTAATTGATCGACCGTGCACCTCAACGGCTTCAAGAAGCCAGTCCCACTCGGGGTACCTTGGAACTGCTGGCCACGGTTGAACCAGTAAGACGCTACGCCGGATCAGAAGCGTCGACCATTGGAGGATGGCTTCACCGGAACCCAGGCCCTTCCGATCAAACAGGTAATCGCCAAGTAGATCTCCACCTTCATACAAGCGCCAAGGCCATACTTCGTCTCCTTGAGCTGTTCGGTGGACCAGGCGGCTACTGACAATGTCCGCGTAAGGCGTCCGGTTCCAGGTCAGTTGCTTGGCGAGTTTGTCTGGCATCCAAAGGTCGCGGTCATCAAGAAGTGCAACCCATTTACCGTGCGCCTGCTGAACTCCAGTATTTAAGGCTTGTGCAGCTGTCAGAGAAGAGGCCAATTCAAGCACTGCAAGCCGCACATCCTGTACGGCCTGCAGTGCTTTACGGGTTGTCTGATCCTCCCCTGCCGTCACCACAATGACTTCCAAGTCGGATAATGTTTGTCCTAGGGCACTACGCACCGCCTGGATGACCCACACTGGACCATGTCTCGCCAGAATGATTACGCTAACATGCATATTAAATCCACTCACCCGCTTTTCAGTACTCTGAAGATTCATTGACATTTTACCTGGATGTTTGGCTCTTGAACGTGAACATCCAGATGTTGTGTTCCAGACTTTGTGATCATGACCAAAAAAGAAGGTGTCCATGCAGTTCCTACCGTTAGACCAGGAAGGAGCCCAGCCGTCTTTCTAGAAGTTTTTGGGAAATGACCGCCACCTGTCACCGGTCCTGAGGCTCATCTTCAGAAAGTCCACCCGCCTGGACCCAGCTCCCGGGTAGGGTTCCCTTCATTTCTGGAGTGACCGCCTGGCGTAAGGCGCCCATCAACTGCGTCAGATGGTGGGCGGAGACAAGGACTGTGACACGGCCCTGCAAATACAGCGCATTGAAAGTGTGCATATTCGGATGCTCGATGTCCTGAAGACGTACTGTGAACTGCCGTCCCCCCTTTTCGAACGTCACTTGTCGACCACTGCCTGGCACCCATCGCAACTCTATGTTTGAGAGTTTAGGAATGTCTGCGGAGATAGGTATAGCGTCTCTCGGATGACTCATTGTTCTTTCCCAGGCTGTGTTAGAACGGGTTGATCCACACTGCATTCCCTCTGGAAGAACGTCTGCTCCGTGGCAATCAATTGACGGAGTTGCACAAGGCCCTGTTGAACAGCCGCAGGATCCAGATGGAAAAGAGAAATACTGAGCTGGCGGTGCCAAGCGCCAGCCCGCCAGGTATACCCCCGCGCTTTGGCCTGCTGCCGGATGGGGTAGGCCTCGCCGTGTATCGTCAGATTAAGCGTCATCATCGCACGTACGAGCACATAAGGCTTATGGGTCGGTATCTGGGGGAAGCGCCGCTGGAGGTCTGTGGTCAATCTGGTCAGCGAGAGACGCAAGTGCGTCGCCTGCTGGTCCAAGGCGCGTTGGGTGTAAAGAGAAGTCAAATCAACGGGAAGGGAAAAGGTCATGGTGCATCCTTGACAGAGATCCCTAGAAGAGGTCAGGGACCAGTGACTGCCGCTCATCGAGTGTTTCATGCGTCATCACGACTTGGGCATGGGTTGGCTCTACTTCCCTTGGGAGAACGCCTCAGCACCTGACACTTCGGGAAACGGATGTGCTGGCGGTTGGAAATGGCATCCCAAGAAGCCGCAGGCAGTCCCAGAAGTCATCGCCGCCCCACCGCGCCGCCTGAGTGAGAATCTGCCACCCGATCCGCGTCACACTGACGACTGCTCGCCCGCGGTTATTCAGCCGAGGGGCATGGGTCGCTGTCCGCTGCGCCCCCACCCGGGTCATCCAGGCCAGTGCGATACACAGCCGCCCAAAGAGCCGAGAGATTCGCGCTGGGGCCGTCATGTGCGTCGCCTCCAGATTCGGGCCACGAGATTTGAGCGAAGAACACGCAGATTCAATCGCCCACCTGAGCCGATAGGTGTTCAGCACGTCCAGCACGGGCAAATCCGACGCAACGATCACCCTGTCCCCTGTGGGGGACAGGGTGATCACCACATGCATCCAGCCCCCATACACCCATGTCCGCTCAAACAGGGTGCGCACCTCTCTTGGTTGAAGCGTCGTGAACAGGTCTCGCACCAGTTCGTCCGCGATCCTCGTGTTCTTCCGGAGGCGGATACATTGCCGAATGCGTTTCCAGCGCAGGAAGGCGCACCACGCGCGCCCCACGAACTCCCGATCGGCGATCACGACGGCCCACCGTCGAGCGGGCAGGACCTTGAGCAATCGCGCAACCAGCAGGATTCGCGCGGCGGTACAGCAGTTGCCTTGATGGGGCAGCATCGACCAGACGAGTGGGATCACTGCGCCCCCGAGGCGTGCGCCCAGCACGAGGATGTTCAGCGGCGTCTGGCCATCGTGCCAGGTCGTGCGGTCCATGATCAGAGTGAGCCTGACGTCGGGGAGCAAGGGAAGCAGGACGTCACAGACGTCCTGCGGAGTGAGTTGAGCGTCGTGGAAGACCCGGGCGACCGTCCGGGTCTTGGATTCCAGGGTTGCCGCTCTGGGGAGATGGAGTGCGATCTTGCGGTGGAGCGTCGATTCGGCCTGGAGCACCGCCAGGAGCACTTCTGCCAGCCGCTTCAGGGCGTCAACGCGGCGATGAGGGAGGTGGGTTTTCAGGTGGTCGGCCAGCGTGTCAGCATGCAGGCGGGCAGTATCGGCGCTCGTCACAGACTCAGATCCTGCCCCTTGTCATGCTGAACTGCGTTCAGGACGCGATTTTTGGCGAAGTGTCAGGTGCTGAGGAAGCAAGCACTGCCTGCTCCGCTCTGGGCCCGGACCCTGGACGGCCGCAAGGTCACCCCTGACGACGCGGGACCGCGTCGTCGCCTGCGCACCCTTGAAGACGTGCTGGACGTCTTCCCGGAGATTGCTGACCTCATCATCGACGGCACCGAACAACCCCGAGGGCAGCCCAAGAAGAACAAGGGCAGTAGCCCTGGCAAGAAGACCGTGGGTCGAGCCAAGGATCAGAAGAAGTTTTTCAGCACCAAGAAGGGGACGCATACCCTGAAGACCCAGGTCGCCGTCACTCCGGATGGGCAGGTCGTCCATCTCAGTGCGACCGCCCGCGGGCGCACCCACGATATGAAGGTCCAGGGGCAATCGAGACTCCTGCCACATCTGCCTCGGGGGACCAGGCTCTGGGGCGACCGATTGGTCTGCCCCCCGAAAACTGGTCGGGATGAAGTAGAGAGTCAGGCTCGCCCCCGCCAGCCGTAGGCTGGGAAGCGAGGCCCCCATGAAAAACCGGCAGTTCAGCGAAGATCAGATCATCAAGCTGCTCCAGGACGCCAAAAAGGGCGAGAAGCCAGTCGAGGACCTGTGCCGTGACTTCGGCTGCAGTCCGGCGTCCTTTTACGCCTGGAAGAAGAAGTACGGCGATATGGCGCCCGACGAAGCCAAACGGCTTCGTCGTCTGGAGAAGGAGAACGCCCGCCTCCTGAAAATTGTCGGGCAGCAGCGCTTGGAGATCGATGCCATGAAGGACGTGATCCAGAAAAAGCGGTGACGCCCGCCGAGAGACGGGCGGCAGCGAGGCAACTCGTTGCCGCCCAGGTCAAGCCCGAACGGGCTTGCCTCCTGGTGGGCATTCCCAGATCCACGTGGTACTACCGTCCGAAGCCGCGCCAGGATGGGGACTTCCAGCAGCGCATTCGCGAACTGGCCCTTATGCATCCCCGACGCGGGTACCGCTTCATTCACGCCCTCCTCGTCCAGGAGGGACATCGCGTCAACCGGAAGAAGGTCCGGCGCATCTGGCGCGAGGAGCACCTGACGGTCACGACCAGACGCCGACAGAAGATCCGCACTGGGGCGAGTGTTCCTATGCAGGCTGAGTTCCCGGATCACGTGTGGACGTACGACTTCCTCTTCGATCAGACCCTGGAGGGGACGACGTTGAAGATCCTGACGCTGACTGACGAGTTCACCCGTCAGTCCCTGGCGCTGCGGGTGGCGGAGTCCTTCACGTCCATGGACGTGAAGGACGTCCTGCACGAGGTCATTGCCACGCGTGGCGCGCCAGGATTCATTCGCAGCGACAACGGCCCGGAGTTCATCGCCCGCGACCTGGGGATCTGGCTGGCGGTTCAGGACGTTGGCACTCGGTTCATTCTGCCAGGGAAACCGTGGCAGAACGGCTTCGCTGAGAGTTTCCACTCTCGGTTGCGGGAGGAGTGTCTGAATCTGGAGGTGTTCTACTCGGCGCGGCACGCCGGTGTCGTTCTGGACAGCTATCGCAGCTTTTACAACGCCAGAAGACCGCATTCCTCGCTGGGCTACCGAACCCCTGACGATTATGCTCAGCAGGCCAGGGGGCGGCCTGCCGCCCCCCTTTGCGGACAGAGCACCGCAAATGTGGACGTCAGACCGTCCCCTGGGTAAGCAGGAAGAGCCCATGTTGTACCCTGCTCTTGAGCCGAGCCTCTACTCGAAACTGTCCAAACTTTGGGGCCAGCCCACGATGGTATACAGGCCTGGACAAACTCTGTCCTCAGCACGAAGTGATCGTCCCCCGGATGCGCCCCAAGGGTGGCCGGCTCAGTCCGGACGACCGCGATCTGAACCATCAGATCTCCAAAGTACGGATCACGGTGGAGGACGTCGTGTGCAAGATCAAAAAATTCCGTGTCTGTCGGGAGTTTTACCGCAATGATCCCCGGCACTATGGACAGTTCTGGGGCGGTGTGGCTGGCCTGGTGAATCTGCGCACGGTGAATCGAACTCCACAGTTCGCCTGACTCATCAGAACGCGGATGGGGAGCGGCTGGGCCGCTCCCCATTGCTTTGCCTTGCAACTGCGCAATCGGTCTTCAACCCTATTGGGCGGGGCGGTGTGAACCAACGCTCAGCAACCTACAGGTGAAGAAAAGGCGGATTGGCCTCGCCCAGACCTTATGAAATCGTTGTTCTATGGGTTTGCCATTACTGGCTATGGGGCGCCACCATGCCCGTCCGCTTTGGATCCTCCTGGGTTTGGGTTTGGTGGGGGGTGCGATTCTGAAGCTAGGATGGTATTTCGCCGACGCATTGGTTTGGGCACCTGTAGTTCGGCGACGCGTCCCTCGTACGCGTGTACTCAGTGTGATGGATCATGAACCACTTCCCCTCTTGCGGCTGACTCGGAACTCCGCCACCACCCGTCCTGGGGTGCTGGGATTGGAATGGGACGACCTGGAGGGCAAACGGCATTTTGCCCAACTCGGGCCCGTGGTCGAGCAGACCCGACATACACTCACCCGTACTGTGCAGTGGCAGGAGGCCACCCTACCTGTCGGCCAGTTGATCCGGCCCAGTACCGTCGGCCTTGGAACACCTGCGTCGCGCGGTCTGAAGTACGAGGATGTCTTGGTACCAGCCGAGCATGGCTTGATGCCGGCTTGGCTGGTTCCTGGCGGTCCAGACCATCAGGTGGCTGGCACTGACTGGGTCATTGTGACTCACGGATATAAGGGGCTCCGGCAAGATGCACTCCGCATCTTGCCTACCTTTACTGCACTGGGGCTCTCTAGCCTGACCATCACCTACCGTAATGCCCACGGCGCACCTCGCACTCGGCAGGGGGTCTATCGGCTTAGCGCAGAGGAGTGGCAGGACCTGGAGGCGGCCGTGCGGTATGCCCAGGAGCAGGGGGCACGCCGCCTGCTCCTGATGGGGTTCAGCATGGGGGGAGCGATCACGTTGGCCTTCTTGCGATACAGCCCTATGGCTCCGCATGTCCACGGTGTGATTCTGGATTCTCCACCACTAGAATGGCGGTCGCTCATCCGACATTACGCCCGCCGTTATCACCTGCTGCCTCTGGCAGGACTAGTGGAATGGCTAACCGTCATAAAGAGTGGGCAGGACTTCGATGCGGCTGACCATCACAGCGTAATGACGCAGTTTGAAACCCCAATGCTTCTCTTTCATGGAAGTGACGACCGGACCGTGCCGGTGGCACACGTGGAGCGTCTGGCACATGCCCGTCCCGATATCGTGGAGTACCACCGCATTGAGGGAGCAGAACATGTGCGGACCTGGAATATCGACCCCGCGGCGTACGAAGCGGTCCTCACTCTTTTCGTACGCCGCGTCTTACCCAATCAGGAGTAGACCTCAACATAGCATTAAAATAAGAATCCTTAAATGCCTGTATCTTGAAGGCTTAACCAAGGAGGAGTATCGGTAGAGCCAAGGTGAACGTTCCAAAGACAGTCTGATTTTCTTCACACTGATTTAGCAGGACTTTGTCACTTCTCTGCCGGCTTAGGGTGACGCTCCATGGACCCGTTCCCCACAATGTGGACACCGACCGAGCCGAACGTTTTCCAGCGTTCGGCTCGCTTCTCTCCGCGCTTTCGGCAACGTCAGGACCAGCGCCATAGCGCTGGTCGCCGCTCGAACGGTTTGCAAAAACAGCATGGCCAACATCACCAGCGTCACGTGATGCGTCAGACCCCGCCAGGACCGTCCTTCGAAGTGATCCAGTCCCAGCTCTTCCTTCGCTTGCGCGTGCAACGTCTCGCACGCCCAACGCGACTTGATATCCCGAACAATCTGCGCCTTGGACGTCCCGGCGGCATGGTTGGTCACGTGATACTTGAGCTCTCCACCGCGCCGTTTCTCCCCGACGATCCACACGATCTCGCCAGGAAAGTGACGCCCCCGTCCATCTTCGACCCCATCCGCAATCCGGGCGCGCACCACGAGCCAGCGGGCCTTCCTGCCGCCCCTCACCGTGTGCCAGCGATGTGGTGGGAAGGCGTGCAGCACGTCCCGGATGGGACGTGCCGGTTCGCTGGGAACGCCATGCTTCCGTGGACGTCCCGCGTTCTTGGTCTGGAGTGGTGCGGCAGCGACCGTGACGTGCTCACCGAAGACTTTCTGGTGGCCCACGACGCCGACCGCCTAGGTGAGGCCCCGTGCGGTCAGGGCCTGGCGGAACGTTTTGCTGATGCCGTACCCCGCATCAGCCAGCACGACCCGGAAGGTCGTGCCTTGCGCCAGCACACGGTCGAGTTCTTCCAGTGCCAGGTCGCTCTTGGAACGGTAGGTATGCAGGTGTTCAGGAACGCCGGCTTCGAAGCAGCGTTCTGGATCCGCTGTCCAGCTCTTGGGCAGAAACAATCGCATGCTCAGTGGCGCAAAGATGCGCCCGTCGGCCAATGTGAGCGTCACGAGCGACTGACAGTTGGAGAGCTTCCCGAGCGCACCGCAGTATTGGTGGGCGACGCCAACACTATGATCCCCACTCTTGGGGAGCGCGGTGTCATCGATGATGAGCACGCCCTTCTTCCCCCCACAGAGGGACTGGGCACGCGTGGCCAGGAGGTGGTCCAGGGCATCCGTAGTCCAGGGGCTAACGTTCAGAAAATGGTGGAGACGTTGATAGGGCAATCCGACATGTTCAGCGATGGGTTCGGTGCTTTTGCGTTCCAGCGGGGCCAAGAGACCTCGGATGTACCTGGGCAGGCAGGTCCGTTGTTTGGGATGGTTGAGGGTTTTCAGACAGGGAGACAGAAAGTCGGAAAAAGACCGCTGCCAGTTGCGGGGCACAGGCATGTCCAGAGCATTGACCATGACGACAAGGGGCGGCTCTCAGCCGCCCCAGAGTGACAAAGTCCTGTTAGGGCGTGTTCTCATGGGCCAGGGTCAAGTCTGGTCCTCGCCTGTGAGTACCTGACTCACGAACGCACGCGTCGACATTCCTTCCGGAAGGCCCGGAACAGGTAGAGCCAGCTCAAGCACCTGTACCCCTTGCTCGTCCGCTACCTCAACCGTGCTGCCTGGCGCCACGAAGAGCGTCACGTCCTGCTCGCCCCAAACGAATTCAACCTCTTGTGCACGCACACCGTGAACCGTCACGGTGACTGTCACACCGCTCAGGAGCACGACCTCTTCCCCCCAAGGCTCCAGCACCAACGTCACGTCGTGCGGCTTGTCATTGCGAGCTTGTAAAACAATGGGAAGGGAATCAGGAGAAGGCTTCATGCCCGTATTGTGCCTGTCAGTGCGTGATTCCTGATTCGGCCGCTTCAGTTGGCAACCACGCCAATACCACCGCAATGGTCAGCCGAGTCAAATCATGGAGCTGCCGTTTGTCATATCGCGTCGCTCCTCGGCGGTAGCGCTTGAGCCGAGCGATCGCCCGCTCAAGTTGATTCCGCTCACGGTACATCCGATGGTCGTACGCCTGGGAACGGCGATGATTCCGCTTGGGTGGGATCACAGCGCGAATGCCTCGACGAGTCAGCTCCATACGAGCGACACCATTGCTGTACCCGCGGTCGCCCACCAATTGCTTCGGGCGTTGCTTGGGTCGCCCAGGACCGTAACGTTTCACCTTCCCCCCGTTGAGCAGTGGGCGAAAGCCGACTATGTCGTGGCGCTCACCACCAGTGAGGTGAAGAGCGAGCGGTTTTCCCTACCCCCCGCACTTGAGGTGTAGTTTGGTGCTGAATCCACCTCGGGAGCGGCCGAGCGCTTCATGCTGTTGACCTCCTTGTGCCCCTGCGGCATGTTGATGGGCTCGGACGACGGTGGAGTCGATGGACGGCTTGTGCCAGTCAATGTCACCTTGCCCTTCAGCAAGTTGTTGAAGTTGTGCGAGGACGCGCGTCCACACGGCTTGCTGGCCCCAGCGGGAGAAGCGCGTGGCGACGGAGCTCCAGTTGCCGAAGCAAGGCGGGAGAACGCCGGTGCGTAACGCTATGAATCAACGCATGAATCAGTAAAGAGCGTTTTGAAAGGGTAGGGCTGAGCCATCAGGCGGCAGCCAGCCGACGGACCATCAAGCGGATCATGACTTCGTAGACGAGGTTCTCGGAGGTTTCTGGCAAGGCTTCGAAATCCCGGCTCATCCGCCTTGACTTGCCCAGCCAAGCGAAGGTCCGCTCCACCACCCAACGTCGCTTCAGGACCACAAAGCCCTCCGGGATCTCACTGGGCGGGAGGGGGCGATCCTTCCGCGCCCAGGTCCAGCCGTTGCCTGCCCAGGGATGCTTGACGACCTCCAGCGTCCAGCCCACTACCTGCTTGACTGCTGGAATCAGTTTTCCAGAATACCCGGCG
This window contains:
- a CDS encoding chemotaxis protein CheB, which gives rise to METQRVIVIGTSAGGMQPLLELAAGLPADFPAAVCIVMHIPAYIPSFLPNILGRAGPLSAVHPANGDPILPGRIYCAPPDQHLLIENGRLNLTRGPKENRMRPAVDTLFRSAAYSAGSNVIGVVLSGLLDDGTSGLWAIKQFGGTTVVQDPRDAQFDSMPASALNQVQIDHVVTARHLAALLVQLVAEPVQAPREAGMNEQVRKRLITEISIASGGHAFKKGVMTFGKVTPQTCPECGGVLVQIQEGGFTRYRCHTGHAYTGDTLLVSVTEAIEDKLWATLRALEEASMLLENTGQEFEAAGNARLAGEYRRRAKEMEARSALIFENVARNRSLSVEQLEYEASQKESPQSD
- a CDS encoding diguanylate cyclase domain-containing protein; the encoded protein is MTGPELYPISQELREKAEHHVRSASPPPLWDGWPVTALTHELQVHRAELVAQNEELQATVTALEYEHRLYHTLYEHAPTAYFTLNNHAYIQSVNQAAEHLLGFDRGQLLDRRFLQFIVPEHRAEFSRLLETFPRPKTAASGQFSVIPCGGGRLEVQVQVLTLPDSPQDQPTFLLTLTNLTPLLTAQETMRTLNATLEDRVRESTQHLQVLAEQFRHQARHDALTGLPNRAAFEEALTLALGELHTRRETFAVLFCDIDRFKQINDSLGHPAGDQVLQELARRLRTVIRPTDHVARLGGDEFAVLLHGVAEQSVVSQSVTRLKGALQVPFAIGSQELLVQVGSGVLLVTTEYRSSEEVLRDVDLALYQAKRGGLANTRLFEPSMRGNCQG
- a CDS encoding IS3 family transposase, whose translation is MVERLRVLARERPRFGYRWIHLMPDRGGETMSHKRVYRIYRAEGLGVQKKERRKLSVGERQQKPQVSAPNQRWSLDFMADQRASGQRFRVLNVVDDFTRECLVMHVGTSITGHDVVRRLEAVVRFRGAPQAITTDNGPEFAGKALDLWTHDRGITHTFIRPGKPVENAYIESFNGRVWDECLHLHWFQSLDQARLILTAWRQDDNDVRPHTSLGGRTPNEFARLQQAG
- a CDS encoding transposase: MKRKRYTEQQLLEILGQLAAGTPIGDLSRLHRVAMTMIYRWKAKYGGMTEDETRKFR
- a CDS encoding glycosyltransferase family 2 protein, translating into MDTFFFGHDHKVWNTTSGCSRSRAKHPGKMSMNLQSTEKRVSGFNMHVSVIILARHGPVWVIQAVRSALGQTLSDLEVIVVTAGEDQTTRKALQAVQDVRLAVLELASSLTAAQALNTGVQQAHGKWVALLDDRDLWMPDKLAKQLTWNRTPYADIVSSRLVHRTAQGDEVWPWRLYEGGDLLGDYLFDRKGLGSGEAILQWSTLLIRRSVLLVQPWPAVPRYPEWDWLLEAVEVHGRSITMHPDPLCVWRVSDTSWASVEDAWTWLNYRRTLLSRAAQSGFVVLQIAPLYDTSRSSGTFWQLCQQLQQVRTRGSRWLQFLMMWFLPQESRQRLRDHMPFFKMA
- a CDS encoding transposase; amino-acid sequence: MTSADTARLHADTLADHLKTHLPHRRVDALKRLAEVLLAVLQAESTLHRKIALHLPRAATLESKTRTVARVFHDAQLTPQDVCDVLLPLLPDVRLTLIMDRTTWHDGQTPLNILVLGARLGGAVIPLVWSMLPHQGNCCTAARILLVARLLKVLPARRWAVVIADREFVGRAWCAFLRWKRIRQCIRLRKNTRIADELVRDLFTTLQPREVRTLFERTWVYGGWMHVVITLSPTGDRVIVASDLPVLDVLNTYRLRWAIESACSSLKSRGPNLEATHMTAPARISRLFGRLCIALAWMTRVGAQRTATHAPRLNNRGRAVVSVTRIGWQILTQAARWGGDDFWDCLRLLGMPFPTASTSVSRSVRC
- a CDS encoding transposase, encoding MKNRQFSEDQIIKLLQDAKKGEKPVEDLCRDFGCSPASFYAWKKKYGDMAPDEAKRLRRLEKENARLLKIVGQQRLEIDAMKDVIQKKR
- a CDS encoding IS3 family transposase, which encodes MTPAERRAAARQLVAAQVKPERACLLVGIPRSTWYYRPKPRQDGDFQQRIRELALMHPRRGYRFIHALLVQEGHRVNRKKVRRIWREEHLTVTTRRRQKIRTGASVPMQAEFPDHVWTYDFLFDQTLEGTTLKILTLTDEFTRQSLALRVAESFTSMDVKDVLHEVIATRGAPGFIRSDNGPEFIARDLGIWLAVQDVGTRFILPGKPWQNGFAESFHSRLREECLNLEVFYSARHAGVVLDSYRSFYNARRPHSSLGYRTPDDYAQQARGRPAAPLCGQSTANVDVRPSPG